The sequence CCAACCGGGCCGTGTTCGACAACCTGCACTTCGAGGATCGTCGTGCCTACGACGACTCGCGCCGAGGATTCGTCGCCACCCTGGATCCGATGGTCATCACCGACGACACCGGACGAGTGGTGTGGGATCTGGAGCGCTTCGCCTTCCTCGACGACGACGCACCCGACACCGTCAACCCCAGCCTGTGGCGGATCTCCCAGTTGCACAACGCACACGGACTGTTCCGCGTGGCCGACCACATCTACCAGCTTCGCGGCTTCGACATCTCCAACATGACCGTCATCGAGGGCGACACCGGCTATGTGGTGATCGATCCGCTGACCTCTGTCGAATGTGCCCGCGCCGCAATGGACCTGGTGTACGAGAACCTGGGGCATCGTCCCATCCGCGCGATCCTCTACACCCATAGCCACGCCGATCATTTCGGCGGCGTCAAGGGCATCGTCTCCGAAGACGACGTGACCAGTGGCGCCGTGCGGGTGGTGGCGCCGCTCGGGTTCCTCGAACACGCCGTCAGCGAGAATGTCTATGCGGGCAACGCCATGATTCGGCGAGCCGAGTACATGTACGGGCAGAACCTGCCGGTCAACGGGACCGGGGTGATCTCCACCGGTCTGGGTATCGCGTTGTCGCAGGGGCAGATGAGTCTGCTGCAACCGACCGACGTGATCTCCGCGAGCGGTCAGGAGCTGGTGCTCGACGGCATCCGGTTCGAGTTCCAGTACACACCGGACTCCGAGGCGCCGGCCGAGATGCATTTCTACCTGCCCGACATGCGGGCATTGTGCATGGCCGAGAACGTGTCTCACCACATGCACAACCTCTACACGCCGCGCGGAGCGCAGGTCCGCGACGCGCTGGGCTGGAGTCGTTACCTCGACGAGGCGCTGCAGCGGTACGGCAGCGTGACCGACGTGATGTTCATCTGCCACCAGTGGCCGGTGTGGGGGTCGGAGGCGATCTGCGATCTGCTGGCCGAGCACCGCGATCTCTACCGCTACATCCACGACGAGACGCTGCGGTTGGCCGCCCACGGGTACACGATGACCGAGATCGGCGAGATGATCGAACTCCCCGAGGGACTCGCCACCTCGTGGACCGCGCGCGGCTACTACGGATCGCTCAACCACAACGCCAAGGGCGTCTACCAGAAGTACCTGGGTTGGTTCGACGGTAACCCCGCCCACCTGCACCCGCACACGCCGGTCGAGACGGGCCGACGGTACGTCGAGTTCATGGGTGGCGCCGACTCGGTGATCGAGAAGGCGCGCACCGCATTCGACGAGGGTGACTACCGGTGGGTGGCCGAGGTGGTCAATCACGTCGTGTTCGCCGAGCCCGACAACACCGCCGCCCGGGAACTGCAGGCCGACGCGTTGGAGCAACTCGGGTACCAGAGCGAGTCTGCCCCGTGGCGCAACTTCTACCTGACCGGCGCACAGGACCTTCGTGAGGGCGTTCATGCCGACGCGAATGCGTTGGGGGCCAACGAGGTGGTCGCCGCGATGACCGTCGACATGCTGCTCGACTACCTGGCCGTCCGGCTGAACGGACCAAAGGCGGGCGGACGTCACTTCACCCTGCGGCTCGACATCTCGGACGCCGCCGAGTCCCGGATGCTCGAGCTGACGCGCGGGGTGCTCAACGGCACGCCGACCGAACCGGGCGCCGACGCCGACGCGACCGCGCAGTTGACCAAGGCGACGTTGACCGGTCTGGCGCTCGGCGCCGTCCAGCTCGCCGACGCGGTGGCGGCCGGCAAGGTCGAGCTGGGTGGCGACGAGAGTGTCGTCTACGACCTGTTCGCTCTGCTCGACACGTTCACGCGGTCGTTCAACATCGTCACACCGTGAGCTCGCGGGCTATGGAGGAGAAGGCAACGGGCACTGCGGTCGACGACCCGGGGCAGGCGACACCGGATCACGAGCCCGACTACCGGTTCACGCTGGCCAACGAGCGCACGTTCCTCGCCTGGATCCGCACGGCACTCGCGCTGCTGGCGGCCGGCGTCGCGGCGGAGGAGTTGATCGGCAAGGGCACCGGCAATCTCGATCACTCCGTCCTCGCGGTGGCATGTGTGGTGGTGGCAACGGTGTTGTCGCTGGGCGCCTTCTACCGGTGGCGTCGGCTGCAGGCGGCAATGCGGCGCAGTGAGCCGTTGCCGCCTGCCACCATCGTGCGTGTCACGGTCGGCGGTGTGTGTGCCATCGCGCTGGTGTGCGTGGTGGTCGTGATCCTGTGACGTCCACGTCGGCGGGCGATCCCGGCTTGCAGCCGGAGCGAACTCTGTTGGCTTGGCGCCGAACCACATTGACGGCGACCGGCGTACTGCTGCTGTGCTGTCGAGTGCTCGCCGTCCACCACACCGCGGCCCATGCGGTGGCGGCGGGCGTGGCCGCTCT is a genomic window of Gordonia sp. SID5947 containing:
- a CDS encoding alkyl sulfatase dimerization domain-containing protein, which codes for MSTSSKPATTHTAAANRAVFDNLHFEDRRAYDDSRRGFVATLDPMVITDDTGRVVWDLERFAFLDDDAPDTVNPSLWRISQLHNAHGLFRVADHIYQLRGFDISNMTVIEGDTGYVVIDPLTSVECARAAMDLVYENLGHRPIRAILYTHSHADHFGGVKGIVSEDDVTSGAVRVVAPLGFLEHAVSENVYAGNAMIRRAEYMYGQNLPVNGTGVISTGLGIALSQGQMSLLQPTDVISASGQELVLDGIRFEFQYTPDSEAPAEMHFYLPDMRALCMAENVSHHMHNLYTPRGAQVRDALGWSRYLDEALQRYGSVTDVMFICHQWPVWGSEAICDLLAEHRDLYRYIHDETLRLAAHGYTMTEIGEMIELPEGLATSWTARGYYGSLNHNAKGVYQKYLGWFDGNPAHLHPHTPVETGRRYVEFMGGADSVIEKARTAFDEGDYRWVAEVVNHVVFAEPDNTAARELQADALEQLGYQSESAPWRNFYLTGAQDLREGVHADANALGANEVVAAMTVDMLLDYLAVRLNGPKAGGRHFTLRLDISDAAESRMLELTRGVLNGTPTEPGADADATAQLTKATLTGLALGAVQLADAVAAGKVELGGDESVVYDLFALLDTFTRSFNIVTP
- a CDS encoding DUF202 domain-containing protein encodes the protein MSSRAMEEKATGTAVDDPGQATPDHEPDYRFTLANERTFLAWIRTALALLAAGVAAEELIGKGTGNLDHSVLAVACVVVATVLSLGAFYRWRRLQAAMRRSEPLPPATIVRVTVGGVCAIALVCVVVVIL
- a CDS encoding DUF202 domain-containing protein, which gives rise to MTSTSAGDPGLQPERTLLAWRRTTLTATGVLLLCCRVLAVHHTAAHAVAAGVAALLVAALCGGMAQRARRYRADPRNSAQASPALLLLIALAIACVGVLAAIG